In Gemmatimonadota bacterium, a single genomic region encodes these proteins:
- a CDS encoding nitroreductase family protein, with amino-acid sequence MSDTTASQFAGKAHPFVPLVFTRQSLEASRQQGRAFYEEMNRRRTTRHFSPEPVPKDLIECALRVAGTAPSGAHQQPWTFVAVSDPELKRKIREAAELEEHDFYHGRAPEEWVEALAPLGTDEHKPHLTDAPWVVVLFRQAYGVKPDGSKRTYYYTQESCGIAAGFFIAAVHQIGLVTLTHTPNPMGFLAELLGRPANEKAMLVMPVGYPAPGALVPDLTRKPLDTIAIWK; translated from the coding sequence ATGAGTGATACCACCGCATCGCAGTTCGCCGGGAAGGCCCATCCGTTCGTGCCACTGGTGTTCACCCGCCAGTCGCTTGAGGCGTCCCGGCAACAGGGCCGGGCGTTCTACGAGGAGATGAATCGGCGGCGCACCACCCGCCATTTCTCCCCTGAACCGGTGCCGAAGGATTTGATCGAATGCGCGCTCCGGGTGGCCGGCACGGCGCCGAGTGGCGCCCACCAACAGCCGTGGACCTTTGTCGCGGTGTCCGATCCCGAGCTGAAGCGAAAGATCCGGGAGGCTGCGGAGCTCGAGGAACACGATTTCTATCACGGCCGGGCCCCCGAAGAGTGGGTCGAGGCGCTCGCGCCACTCGGCACCGATGAGCACAAACCTCATTTGACCGACGCGCCCTGGGTGGTGGTGTTGTTCCGCCAGGCTTACGGGGTCAAGCCCGATGGGTCGAAGCGAACCTACTACTACACCCAGGAGTCTTGCGGCATCGCCGCGGGATTCTTCATCGCCGCGGTGCACCAGATCGGCCTCGTCACCTTGACCCACACCCCGAATCCGATGGGGTTCTTGGCGGAGCTGTTGGGCCGGCCGGCCAACGAGAAGGCCATGCTGGTCATGCCGGTCGGATATCCCGCGCCCGGTGCCTTGGTCCCCGATTTGACCCGGAAGCCCCTCGACACGATTGCGATCTGGAAGTGA
- a CDS encoding CoA-acylating methylmalonate-semialdehyde dehydrogenase, translating into MRTISHYIGGHEVKGRSGRSGPVFNPALGEQQAAVDFASAEEVDEAVAAAAKAAVSWSAAPLGKRADVFFRFRHILVERRAELANVISQEHGKVPSDAAGEVARGIENVEFAAGIPELLKGGYSEGVSTGVDVYSIRQPLGVVAAITPFNFPAMVPLWMISNAIACGNTVILKPSEKDPSAALVLAKWLTEAGLPDGVLNVVHGDKVAVDRLLDHRTVQAISFVGSTPVARAIYQRGTAAGKRVQALGGAKNHMVVLPDADLGAAADAAVSAAYGSAGERCMAISVVVAVGSIADALVEAIAARLGRIKIGPGTDPAAEMGPLITKEHRDKVASYLDLAKQEGATVVTDGRGQTFAGQGFFLGVSLVDRVTPSMAVYRDEIFGPVLSVVRAGTYEEALDIVNQNQYGNGAAIFTRDGGAARRFQSEVTCGMVGINVPIPVPVAYYSFGGWKDSLFGDTHIYGPDGVHFYTRGKVVTSRWPDPATSSVNLGFPQTR; encoded by the coding sequence GTGCGAACGATTTCTCATTACATCGGCGGCCACGAGGTCAAGGGTCGTTCCGGCCGGAGCGGTCCGGTCTTCAATCCGGCCCTCGGCGAGCAGCAGGCCGCGGTCGACTTTGCCTCGGCCGAGGAAGTCGATGAGGCCGTCGCGGCCGCGGCCAAGGCGGCCGTGTCGTGGAGCGCCGCCCCGTTGGGCAAACGGGCCGACGTGTTCTTTCGGTTCCGGCACATTCTGGTGGAGCGACGGGCCGAGTTGGCCAATGTCATCAGCCAAGAGCACGGGAAGGTCCCGTCCGACGCGGCCGGCGAGGTGGCCCGGGGCATCGAGAACGTCGAGTTTGCGGCGGGCATTCCCGAGTTGCTCAAGGGCGGCTACAGCGAGGGCGTGTCGACCGGGGTCGACGTCTATTCGATCCGCCAGCCGCTTGGGGTCGTCGCCGCGATTACGCCGTTCAACTTCCCGGCCATGGTTCCGCTCTGGATGATTTCGAACGCCATTGCCTGCGGTAATACGGTCATTCTGAAACCGTCGGAGAAGGATCCTTCCGCCGCGTTGGTGCTCGCCAAGTGGCTGACCGAGGCCGGCCTCCCCGACGGGGTGCTCAACGTGGTCCACGGAGATAAGGTGGCGGTGGACCGGTTGCTCGATCATCGGACCGTCCAGGCCATCAGTTTCGTCGGGTCGACCCCGGTGGCCCGGGCCATCTACCAGCGGGGCACCGCCGCCGGAAAGCGGGTCCAGGCGTTAGGCGGAGCGAAGAACCACATGGTGGTGCTACCGGACGCCGATCTTGGCGCGGCGGCCGACGCGGCGGTCAGTGCGGCGTACGGATCGGCCGGTGAGCGATGTATGGCCATTTCGGTGGTGGTGGCCGTGGGGTCGATCGCCGATGCCTTGGTCGAGGCGATTGCGGCCCGGCTCGGCCGGATCAAGATCGGGCCGGGTACCGACCCGGCCGCGGAGATGGGTCCCCTGATTACCAAGGAGCATCGCGACAAGGTGGCCTCCTACCTCGATCTGGCTAAGCAGGAGGGGGCCACGGTGGTGACCGACGGCCGGGGCCAGACCTTTGCGGGCCAGGGCTTCTTCCTCGGCGTGTCGCTGGTTGACCGAGTCACACCCAGTATGGCGGTCTATCGGGACGAGATCTTCGGCCCGGTGCTGTCGGTGGTCCGGGCGGGGACGTACGAGGAGGCGCTCGATATCGTCAACCAGAATCAGTATGGGAACGGCGCCGCGATTTTTACCAGGGACGGCGGGGCGGCCCGGCGGTTTCAGTCCGAGGTGACCTGTGGCATGGTCGGGATCAACGTTCCGATCCCGGTACCGGTGGCCTATTACTCGTTTGGCGGTTGGAAAGATTCGCTGTTCGGCGACACCCATATCTACGGACCCGATGGGGTGCATTTCTACACTCGTGGCAAAGTCGTCACCAGCCGGTGGCCCGACCCGGCCACCAGCTCGGTCAACCTTGGCTTTCCCCAAACTCGCTGA
- a CDS encoding ArgE/DapE family deacylase, giving the protein MTILQRLVQINSVNPKLVAGAPGEREIADYTAARLAELGLEVERYEPEPGRISVTGRLRGTGGGKSLMLNGHYDTVEVEGMAEPFSGAVRDGKLYGRGSFDMKGSVAASITAVKLLQESGARLRGDVIVAAVADEEYGSCGTADLVQRIKVDGAIVTEPTALEICLAHKGYLWIAVETQGRAAHGSKVDQGLDANMRMGRFLGRLDRLEQELRRRLAHRLVGPPSLHAATLHGGTGLSTYAANCRIEIERRTIPGETEASAMAEIQALRSELEAEDPGFQSRVECFFAREPFEVSPEAGIVRSLAVGALGVLGSTPKMVGDTPWMDSALLAAAGVETVVFGPTGAGAHAAVEWVDLESVYQTADVLAATARHYCQ; this is encoded by the coding sequence CTGACCATCCTTCAGCGCCTGGTCCAAATCAACTCCGTCAACCCCAAACTGGTCGCTGGGGCGCCCGGCGAACGGGAGATTGCCGACTACACTGCGGCCCGGCTCGCGGAACTTGGCCTCGAGGTCGAGCGGTACGAGCCCGAACCGGGCCGGATCAGTGTCACCGGCCGGCTTCGGGGTACCGGGGGCGGGAAGAGTTTGATGCTGAACGGCCACTATGATACGGTCGAGGTCGAGGGGATGGCGGAGCCGTTCTCGGGTGCCGTGCGGGATGGTAAGCTCTATGGGCGGGGCTCCTTCGACATGAAGGGCAGTGTGGCGGCCAGCATCACCGCCGTGAAGCTGCTCCAGGAAAGCGGCGCCCGGCTTCGGGGGGACGTGATCGTGGCCGCGGTGGCTGATGAGGAGTACGGCAGCTGCGGCACCGCCGATCTGGTTCAACGGATCAAGGTCGACGGTGCCATCGTCACCGAGCCGACCGCGCTCGAGATCTGCCTGGCCCACAAGGGGTATCTCTGGATTGCGGTCGAAACCCAGGGCCGGGCGGCGCATGGGAGCAAGGTCGACCAAGGCCTTGACGCGAATATGCGGATGGGGCGGTTCTTGGGCCGCCTCGATCGGTTGGAGCAAGAGCTCCGGCGCCGGTTGGCCCACCGATTGGTCGGCCCGCCGTCGCTTCACGCCGCGACCCTCCATGGTGGCACCGGGCTCAGCACCTACGCGGCGAATTGCCGGATCGAGATCGAGCGGCGGACCATCCCCGGCGAAACCGAAGCCAGCGCGATGGCCGAGATCCAGGCGCTCCGGTCCGAACTCGAGGCCGAGGATCCCGGCTTTCAGTCTCGGGTGGAATGTTTTTTTGCGCGGGAGCCGTTCGAAGTCTCGCCCGAGGCCGGCATCGTTCGGTCGTTGGCCGTCGGCGCTCTCGGCGTGCTGGGCTCGACGCCCAAGATGGTGGGCGACACCCCGTGGATGGACTCGGCCTTGCTGGCCGCCGCCGGCGTCGAGACCGTGGTGTTCGGCCCGACCGGCGCCGGGGCCCACGCGGCCGTCGAATGGGTCGATCTGGAAAGTGTTTATCAGACCGCGGACGTTCTCGCGGCTACCGCCCGTCACTACTGCCAATAG
- a CDS encoding S9 family peptidase: MLLPFRSFGIVLGLLATAVSVGAQRPNTTREARSFRDLSLTPDGTMLAWIGPRDPADAPGVNVVAVAGGTARRVVVPAVRGTERDLAWSPDGTRLALLAESGGRPALYVMTRASGAVRQVAWLRGNTAGLRWSPDGRTIALLNTENPTRPSGPLAPQARDTGLIGRQFDAQRIAAVDLTTGVVRQISRPDLYVHEFAWSPDGSRFLAAAAPGPGDSGWYTDEIWIMDATGSGARSLGKPGMQIASPRWSPDGSRIAYVGGLMSDEGVPGGDVYLVDAAGGVPRNLTPGIQISPNWLAWTAGPNRIVFTAWADGGSAIGTVDPGTGETKLLWQAGESIHAVAGVGVGGLALSRDGAVSGLIRHSFERPPEVWAGPIGQWKQVTRVNDGLEPVLGQSANLHWTSDALTIQGWLLHPKNADPSRRHPMVVIVHGGPASAHQPRWLSSATTTERSLLEAGYYVFLPNPRGSQGFGQAFTRANVKDFGYGDLRDILLGVDAAGLRAPIDTARVGITGWSYGGYMTMWAVTQTRRFKAAVAGAGIANWLSYWAQNGINEWLLGYFGAAVYDDSEVYARSAPMTFIKQAKTPTLILVGEGDIETPAAQSYEFWKGLQHNGVETEFMIYPGEGHGIRNPVHIQDRITRSLSWFNRHLKPTPLP; encoded by the coding sequence ATGCTTTTACCCTTCCGATCATTTGGGATCGTGCTCGGGCTGCTCGCGACGGCGGTTTCGGTGGGTGCCCAACGTCCGAACACCACCCGAGAGGCTCGGTCGTTTCGCGATCTGTCGCTCACTCCGGACGGGACGATGCTCGCCTGGATCGGTCCCCGGGATCCGGCGGACGCCCCGGGCGTGAACGTCGTCGCGGTCGCCGGGGGGACGGCCCGGCGGGTGGTCGTCCCGGCGGTTCGGGGGACGGAACGAGACCTGGCGTGGTCGCCGGATGGGACCCGGTTGGCCCTGCTTGCCGAATCGGGTGGGCGGCCGGCCCTCTACGTCATGACGAGGGCGTCGGGAGCGGTCCGCCAAGTTGCCTGGCTCCGCGGCAACACCGCCGGCCTCCGATGGTCTCCCGACGGGCGGACCATCGCGCTGCTCAACACGGAGAATCCAACCCGCCCGTCGGGCCCGCTGGCCCCGCAAGCCCGGGACACCGGGCTGATCGGCCGGCAATTCGATGCTCAGCGGATCGCGGCCGTCGACCTGACCACCGGCGTGGTTCGGCAGATCTCGCGACCCGATCTCTACGTCCACGAGTTTGCCTGGTCGCCGGATGGTTCCCGATTCCTGGCCGCGGCGGCCCCCGGCCCGGGCGACAGCGGCTGGTACACCGATGAAATCTGGATCATGGACGCCACCGGGAGCGGTGCCCGATCGTTAGGCAAGCCTGGGATGCAAATCGCCTCGCCCCGGTGGTCGCCAGATGGAAGCCGGATCGCCTATGTCGGCGGGTTGATGAGCGACGAGGGGGTTCCCGGCGGGGACGTGTACCTGGTCGATGCCGCGGGTGGCGTGCCCCGGAACCTGACGCCGGGCATTCAAATCTCGCCCAACTGGCTCGCCTGGACCGCCGGTCCGAACCGAATCGTCTTCACAGCCTGGGCCGATGGCGGGAGCGCGATCGGCACCGTCGACCCCGGAACCGGCGAGACCAAGCTGCTCTGGCAAGCCGGCGAGAGTATCCACGCGGTGGCGGGCGTCGGGGTTGGGGGCCTCGCCCTTTCGCGGGACGGGGCGGTGTCGGGGTTGATCCGGCATTCGTTCGAGCGGCCGCCGGAAGTGTGGGCCGGGCCGATCGGTCAGTGGAAGCAGGTCACCCGAGTCAATGACGGACTCGAGCCGGTCCTTGGACAAAGCGCCAATCTCCATTGGACCAGCGACGCCTTGACGATCCAGGGCTGGCTCCTCCACCCGAAGAACGCCGACCCGTCCCGCCGCCATCCGATGGTGGTCATCGTGCACGGCGGCCCCGCCTCGGCCCATCAACCGCGCTGGTTGAGCAGCGCCACCACTACGGAGCGGTCGCTGCTCGAGGCCGGTTACTACGTCTTCCTGCCGAATCCGCGCGGGAGTCAGGGCTTTGGCCAGGCGTTCACGCGGGCGAACGTGAAAGACTTCGGCTACGGCGACCTCCGGGACATCCTGCTCGGTGTCGACGCGGCCGGCCTCCGAGCGCCGATCGACACCGCCCGGGTCGGGATCACCGGCTGGAGCTACGGCGGCTACATGACGATGTGGGCGGTGACCCAAACCCGGCGTTTCAAAGCGGCCGTGGCCGGTGCCGGGATTGCCAATTGGCTGAGCTACTGGGCCCAAAACGGTATCAACGAATGGTTGCTGGGCTACTTCGGCGCCGCCGTCTACGACGACTCCGAGGTCTATGCCCGGAGCGCCCCGATGACCTTCATCAAACAGGCCAAAACCCCGACACTCATCCTCGTCGGCGAGGGAGACATCGAAACCCCGGCCGCCCAATCCTACGAATTCTGGAAAGGCCTCCAGCACAACGGCGTCGAAACCGAATTCATGATCTACCCCGGCGAAGGCCATGGGATTCGAAACCCCGTCCACATCCAAGACCGAATCACCCGCTCCCTCTCGTGGTTCAACCGCCACCTGAAACCAACCCCACTCCCCTGA
- a CDS encoding SusC/RagA family TonB-linked outer membrane protein, which yields MRRSVTRWMRGALALALGFLVTSQAAAQQATVSGKVTDESNGQPLVGARVQATTQQVYAVTNQQGQYTIRGVTGGPHTFRVFMLGYASQTKSVTVAAGGGVTLDWSLKSVPFQLEEIVTTATGEQASRELGNTVGKIQAAQLVETSPTTNLMQVLSGRVSGVTVMQSNGTSGTGARIRIRGLSSVSLSNDPLLYVDGIRVAADAAAGGFVGGSTVSKLNDLNPEEIESIEIVKGPSAATLYGTQAANGVIRVTTKRGRAGAPLWNSWIEGGGIKDTYHYPSTYFNSRVGALNSDCFTWQEKAGVCQVAQRNVLDLLNPQATTPFTTGFRNQLGTSVAGGTDVMRYFVSAESELETGVLKLADAEADFLATKRGLATVADLPHSQVRPNHFNKYNFRLNLNASPRSNLEVSVSSGVVVNNIRLPQTGDNFQSMIGTAMFGSANPALFPATGGYGFSRPANSIGEETYRKNDHFINSGTVNWRPFSWLSSRGTFGLDYLNYVDEQNVFRGQGCLTCGTENQGKRMFNRSIDTKYTVDLNSTAQYTLTGRIGAKTSLGVQYNHDKLFAVNGQADILPPGIIALSAGAQKSLSEVTFDVITLGTYVEQQVSLDDRLFLSGALRIDDNSAFGAASRSAYYPKVAGSWVAIEPKDGGLLNSLRLRAAFGVTGQSPRPLDALTYATPVTASIFGQPAVPGVTLGGLGDAGLKPERSREFETGFDAGFLNNRVNFEVTYYNKKTSDALVQRTQPFSLGGVSARLENVGVVTNEGVEISINARVIEKKSITWDVQVEASGNKNRLVSLAPGVPPIVGFGFKNIPGYPMFGLWWQGLTGFADKNGDGAIDPSEVTVTDTLMFLGSTVPSRNLAVNTSLSLFNNRLRIGGQFDYRGGFVTLNVNGLFQCAFQVNCQALHDPSVSLKEQAKAIAGPRAFGAYGENAEHLRLREASITYTGSKSLAGLFGARTMNITLTGRNLYLKTFGFTSWDPENNTQSVDGPNYNFVQQAQPLIGIFRVNLGF from the coding sequence ATGCGACGTTCAGTCACGCGATGGATGCGAGGCGCTCTGGCACTCGCACTCGGTTTCCTAGTCACGAGCCAGGCGGCCGCGCAACAAGCCACGGTGTCCGGCAAGGTCACCGACGAGTCGAACGGCCAGCCGTTGGTCGGGGCCCGGGTTCAGGCCACGACGCAGCAGGTGTACGCCGTGACCAACCAGCAGGGGCAGTACACCATTCGGGGTGTCACCGGCGGCCCGCACACGTTCCGGGTGTTCATGCTCGGCTATGCCTCCCAGACCAAATCCGTCACGGTCGCGGCGGGCGGCGGCGTGACCCTGGACTGGAGCCTCAAATCGGTGCCGTTCCAACTGGAAGAAATTGTGACCACGGCCACCGGTGAGCAGGCCTCCCGGGAACTCGGCAACACGGTCGGCAAGATCCAGGCGGCCCAGTTGGTCGAGACGAGCCCGACCACCAACCTGATGCAGGTGTTGAGCGGCCGGGTGTCCGGCGTGACCGTGATGCAGAGCAACGGGACCAGCGGTACCGGCGCCCGGATCCGAATTCGCGGCTTGAGCTCGGTGTCGCTCTCCAACGATCCGTTGCTCTACGTCGACGGGATCCGGGTGGCGGCTGACGCCGCGGCCGGCGGGTTCGTCGGTGGGAGTACGGTGTCGAAGTTGAACGATCTTAATCCGGAAGAAATCGAATCGATCGAGATCGTGAAAGGCCCGTCGGCGGCGACGCTCTACGGAACCCAGGCCGCCAACGGCGTTATCCGGGTCACGACCAAGCGGGGTCGGGCCGGGGCGCCGCTGTGGAACAGCTGGATCGAAGGCGGCGGGATCAAAGACACCTACCACTATCCGAGCACGTATTTCAACAGCCGGGTCGGGGCCCTAAACTCTGACTGCTTTACTTGGCAGGAAAAGGCCGGCGTCTGCCAGGTGGCGCAACGGAACGTCTTGGATCTGCTCAATCCCCAAGCCACGACGCCGTTCACGACCGGGTTCCGGAACCAGTTGGGTACCAGCGTTGCCGGCGGTACCGACGTCATGCGGTACTTCGTATCGGCTGAATCGGAACTCGAGACCGGGGTTCTGAAGCTCGCCGACGCTGAGGCCGACTTTTTGGCGACCAAGCGGGGCCTGGCCACCGTGGCCGATCTGCCGCACTCCCAGGTCCGCCCGAACCATTTCAACAAGTACAACTTCCGCCTCAATCTGAACGCGAGTCCCCGAAGCAACCTCGAGGTCTCGGTTTCCTCGGGCGTTGTCGTCAACAACATCCGGTTGCCCCAGACCGGCGACAATTTCCAGTCGATGATCGGGACGGCGATGTTTGGCTCGGCCAATCCGGCTCTGTTCCCGGCAACAGGGGGCTACGGCTTCTCCCGGCCGGCGAATTCGATCGGGGAAGAGACCTACCGGAAGAACGATCACTTCATCAACAGCGGGACCGTCAACTGGCGGCCGTTCTCGTGGCTGTCGAGCCGCGGTACTTTTGGGCTTGACTACCTCAACTACGTCGATGAACAGAACGTGTTCCGGGGCCAGGGTTGCTTGACCTGCGGCACGGAGAACCAGGGCAAACGGATGTTCAACCGGTCGATCGACACCAAGTACACGGTCGATCTGAACAGCACTGCCCAGTACACGCTGACTGGGCGAATCGGAGCCAAGACTTCGCTCGGCGTCCAGTACAACCACGACAAGTTATTCGCCGTGAACGGCCAAGCCGATATCCTGCCTCCGGGCATCATCGCCCTGTCCGCCGGTGCCCAGAAGTCATTGTCGGAGGTGACCTTCGACGTCATCACCTTGGGCACCTATGTCGAGCAACAGGTGAGCCTCGACGACCGGCTCTTCTTGAGCGGGGCGCTCCGGATCGACGACAACAGTGCCTTCGGTGCGGCGTCGCGTTCGGCTTACTATCCCAAGGTGGCCGGGTCGTGGGTGGCCATCGAGCCCAAGGATGGCGGTTTGCTCAACAGCCTCCGGCTCCGGGCCGCCTTCGGCGTCACGGGGCAGTCACCGCGGCCGCTCGATGCGCTGACGTATGCAACGCCGGTGACCGCGTCGATTTTCGGACAGCCCGCGGTTCCGGGCGTGACCCTCGGTGGTTTGGGCGACGCCGGCCTGAAGCCGGAGCGGTCCCGGGAATTCGAGACCGGCTTCGATGCGGGCTTTCTCAACAACCGGGTCAACTTCGAGGTTACCTACTACAACAAGAAGACCAGTGATGCCTTGGTGCAACGGACGCAGCCGTTCTCGTTGGGTGGCGTGTCCGCCCGGCTGGAAAACGTTGGGGTCGTCACCAACGAGGGCGTCGAGATATCCATCAATGCCCGGGTGATCGAGAAGAAGAGCATTACCTGGGACGTCCAAGTCGAGGCCTCCGGCAACAAAAACCGGCTGGTTTCGTTGGCGCCCGGGGTACCGCCGATCGTCGGGTTCGGCTTCAAGAACATTCCCGGATACCCGATGTTCGGGCTCTGGTGGCAGGGCTTGACCGGTTTCGCGGACAAAAACGGCGACGGTGCCATCGATCCGAGCGAAGTGACCGTGACGGATACCCTGATGTTCCTCGGCTCGACCGTACCGAGTCGGAACTTGGCAGTTAACACCAGTTTGTCGCTCTTCAACAACCGGCTCCGAATCGGTGGGCAGTTCGACTATCGCGGTGGCTTCGTCACCCTGAACGTCAACGGTCTGTTCCAGTGCGCCTTCCAGGTGAACTGCCAGGCTCTCCATGACCCCTCCGTGTCGCTCAAGGAGCAAGCGAAGGCGATTGCCGGTCCGCGGGCGTTCGGCGCCTACGGAGAGAATGCCGAACACTTGCGGCTCCGCGAGGCGTCGATCACCTATACCGGCAGCAAGTCGCTGGCCGGTCTGTTCGGGGCCCGGACCATGAACATCACCTTGACCGGCCGAAACCTGTATCTGAAGACGTTCGGCTTCACCAGTTGGGACCCGGAGAACAACACTCAATCCGTCGACGGTCCGAACTACAACTTCGTTCAGCAGGCCCAGCCGCTGATCGGAATCTTCCGCGTCAACCTCGGCTTCTAA
- a CDS encoding SDR family oxidoreductase encodes MQLLGKTALVCGSTQGIGLAAAMALAESGANVVLMARSEERLAATLSRLPRPNQTQRHSTASADFSHPASAAAAVDRWLAGGDSIHILVNNSGGPPGGPIVAATAEAFVAAFQSLLVTSHLISQAVVPGMKAAGYGRIINVVSTSVRQPLKGLGVSNTVRGAVASWAKTLAGELGPFGITVNNILPGATRTSRLDAVIDNRAQATGHPREKVEAEMLAEIPLGRFAAPEEIAHAIRFLASPDAAYITGVSLPVDGGRISSL; translated from the coding sequence ATGCAACTCCTTGGAAAAACCGCGCTGGTCTGCGGGAGCACGCAGGGGATCGGGCTCGCGGCCGCGATGGCCCTGGCCGAGTCCGGCGCCAATGTCGTCCTGATGGCTCGGAGTGAGGAGCGCTTGGCTGCCACCCTGAGCCGGCTTCCGCGCCCCAACCAAACCCAAAGGCACTCGACCGCCTCCGCCGATTTCAGTCACCCAGCCAGCGCCGCCGCCGCGGTGGACCGGTGGCTTGCCGGAGGTGATTCCATTCACATCCTGGTCAACAACAGCGGGGGCCCCCCCGGCGGGCCGATCGTCGCGGCAACGGCCGAGGCCTTTGTCGCTGCGTTCCAGAGCCTGCTGGTCACCAGCCACCTGATCTCCCAAGCTGTGGTCCCCGGGATGAAGGCCGCCGGCTATGGCCGGATCATCAACGTGGTGTCCACCTCGGTCCGGCAACCCCTGAAGGGGCTCGGCGTTTCCAACACCGTCAGGGGCGCCGTCGCCAGTTGGGCCAAGACCCTGGCCGGCGAGCTCGGCCCCTTCGGCATCACGGTCAACAACATCCTCCCCGGCGCCACCCGCACCAGCCGGCTCGACGCCGTGATCGACAACCGCGCCCAGGCCACCGGCCACCCCCGCGAGAAGGTCGAAGCCGAAATGCTCGCCGAAATCCCGCTGGGTCGCTTCGCCGCCCCCGAAGAAATCGCCCACGCCATCCGCTTTCTCGCGAGCCCCGACGCCGCCTACATCACCGGCGTCAGCCTCCCGGTCGACGGCGGCCGAATCTCGAGCCTATGA
- a CDS encoding aldehyde dehydrogenase → MTRRVPSAERRVPNYINGALVAPAAGRYLDNIDPATGTVISLVPDSDESDVAAAVAAAVAAFRPWAELPASERSRYLTRIADRIEARLAEFARAESIDTGKPLALATTLDIPRAAANFRFFATAILHTAAESHATDYSAINYTLRRPRGVAGLISPWNLPLYLLSWKIAPAIATGNTAVAKPSELTPTTAALLAEVCQEVGLPPGVLNLVHGLGASAGAAIVAHPAVKTISFTGGTATGATIARSAAPVFKKLTLELGGKNPTIIFADTDLDQHLGSIVRSSFANQGEICLCGSRILVEQSLYDQFVARFTAAVAALTIGDPLEPGTDLGPLISAGHRDKVMGYIALARSEGGVIRTGGGAPATVPARCANGYYVAPTVIANLPMGCRTNQEEIFGPVVTVMPFRDEAHAIELANDSPYGLAASLWTNNLTRAHRVAEQVQCGTIWVNCWLLRDLRVPFGGMRQSGVGREGGDEAIRFFTEPKNVCIKL, encoded by the coding sequence ATGACCCGCCGAGTGCCGAGTGCCGAGCGCCGAGTCCCGAACTACATCAACGGCGCCCTCGTCGCCCCCGCCGCCGGCCGCTACCTCGACAACATCGACCCGGCCACCGGTACCGTCATTTCCCTGGTGCCCGACAGCGACGAATCCGACGTCGCGGCCGCCGTGGCTGCGGCCGTGGCCGCGTTCCGCCCGTGGGCCGAGCTCCCGGCCTCGGAGCGGTCCCGATACCTCACCCGGATCGCGGATCGGATCGAAGCCCGGCTGGCCGAGTTTGCCCGAGCCGAATCGATCGACACCGGCAAGCCGTTGGCGCTCGCCACCACGCTCGATATCCCGCGCGCCGCGGCCAATTTTCGATTCTTTGCCACGGCCATTCTCCACACCGCGGCTGAGAGCCACGCCACCGACTACTCCGCCATCAACTACACGCTCCGCCGGCCCCGTGGGGTGGCGGGCCTGATCTCGCCGTGGAACCTGCCGCTCTATTTGTTGTCGTGGAAAATCGCGCCGGCCATCGCGACCGGGAATACGGCGGTTGCCAAACCCTCGGAACTCACGCCGACGACCGCGGCTTTGCTCGCCGAAGTGTGCCAAGAGGTCGGGTTGCCGCCGGGCGTCTTGAATCTGGTCCATGGCCTTGGCGCCTCGGCCGGCGCGGCGATCGTCGCGCACCCGGCCGTCAAGACCATCTCGTTCACCGGCGGCACCGCCACCGGGGCCACGATCGCCCGGAGCGCGGCCCCGGTGTTCAAGAAGTTGACCCTCGAGCTCGGCGGGAAGAATCCGACGATCATCTTCGCCGACACGGACCTCGACCAGCACCTCGGATCGATCGTCCGGTCATCGTTCGCCAATCAAGGCGAGATCTGTCTCTGCGGCTCGCGGATCTTGGTGGAGCAGTCGCTCTACGATCAGTTCGTGGCCCGGTTCACTGCGGCGGTCGCGGCCCTGACGATCGGCGACCCGCTCGAACCGGGCACCGATCTCGGACCGTTGATCAGTGCGGGGCATCGGGACAAAGTGATGGGCTACATCGCGCTGGCTCGATCGGAAGGCGGCGTGATCCGGACCGGCGGGGGTGCTCCCGCCACAGTGCCGGCCCGATGCGCCAACGGCTACTACGTGGCGCCGACCGTGATCGCCAACCTCCCGATGGGCTGCCGGACCAATCAGGAGGAAATCTTTGGGCCCGTCGTCACCGTGATGCCGTTCCGGGACGAAGCCCATGCCATCGAGCTGGCCAACGACAGTCCGTATGGCCTGGCCGCTTCGCTCTGGACCAATAATCTGACCCGGGCCCACCGGGTGGCCGAGCAGGTCCAATGCGGCACCATCTGGGTCAACTGTTGGCTCCTTCG